The stretch of DNA TTTGTTATCAAATCTTCTATTATAAGTAAAACTGCCTGGATCGATTCCCCTTTTTCACCTAAAACATGAGTTTACATTTttaggaaatttattttagtagCATTCAAGGTAAAATATTCGATTGGTAGGTCAGCGAATAATACCCAAATGATCCTGTGCTTACAAACTAGTTGGACATGTACACAAATTGGATTGTACACttctttaaatgtttttgtgcGGGTCAGATACTGAAAACTACCATCGACCGCGaccgccgccgccaccacctcctccCCTTCCTCGGCCGaatcctccgccgccgccaccgcctccACCTCCGCGGTTTCCGCCCCTGAATCCGCCGCCTCCACCTCCTcgtccgccgccgcctcctcgaCCACCTGTTGAGCATGAAAGGTTAATGGTCTATTTGGTAAACAAGAAATTCATAATATTACCTCCTCCACGACCGCCACCACCGCGACCGAATCCtccaccgccaccgccgcctcctccgcgCGTAAAGGCTTTCTTCGCTCCTTTCGGCTGCGGGGGTTTGGGCAGAAATCTGGCGATTGGTAACAGCTTTCCGGGGTCGATGTACAGTGTCTGGTTGGGTTTGAAACTGTTTGCATACACGTTGTCCGACAGTTTGATGGACACGCTGTAATCCCGAACGGTTCCAAAGATCTCGTCAATTTTGCCCACTTGTTCCTTGTTCTCGAGGAATATGGGCGCGTTGAAGTATGGGACATCCTGGATTCCAACTTTGCACACGAGGTCATTTTGGCACGCGTAGGAGAAGTCACCCAATGGGATAACTCTCTCTGGGGGTCCTGAAAGTAAGAAAAATAGGGGAAACTAATAAGGTAACTGTGGTATTCTTGGCAATTTGCCAGAAAGTAAGATATGGATATTTTAGAAGATAGATGTGACAATGATCTCATGAAAACATACGTATAGACAATAATTTCTATAGGAAACTTGGGTTAAATATAAGTAAACAACGTGGTTTTTTCAGTTCTTCTAAATGATGTGCTAAACGATGCGGTTTATGGGCAAATTCCAGCTTCTTAAACCACTAAGTTAAGCTAAGTTATTAGGGTTTTTGAGAAGTACCATCAACCTACCATCATTGAAGGCTCCACGGCCGCCTCCAcgtccgccgccgcctcctcttCCGAATCCTCCACCGCCGCCGTTGGATCTGAAGCCGCCTCCACCTCCTCGGCCGCCACCACCTcgtccgccgccgcctcctcgtcctccaccgccgcctccAAATCCTCTTCCGcctccgccaccgccgccacgATTACCAAATcccattttcaaatattaatttataaatattgaacTCAAGAACACGTGCGCCGTTTCGATCAACCAAAATATTTAGAGACGGACgaaatttgaatttcgaaaTCGATACATCGATAACAGCAGCCATGTGTTTCAGTATATACGGCTAGCTGTGGTTTTGGTATTTATATGGTCTCACTTGACTTATTGGGcggtctttttaaaattgttatgcAATGaggaaattaattgttttattacacttcttaaatatttattaattaactaAGTTTAATGTGGTTCGTTTTGTTCAGTTTAGCTGTTCCTTAAAGGCTGGGTATGATTTAGCCGCTAGTTAAAAAGTACCACTTATCTACATACCCGTCATGTCAACGTTGTGTAAAATACATAGCTGTGTAAaagaatttgaaatttttttaaaaatgtattcggAAACTAATTAACCAGCAATTTGGTTAATTTACTCTTTCGAGCGATCACTGTACGTCATACAAAGCTTTTTAAGGTTAAATCATTTCACAAACACTAAATTCCTATTAGTCATTTAGAGAATGAGAATAATAAACTCGCACAATATGAGAGAGCATCTCACAGATCATCGGATGCATTTGATATAGGAGATACTTTCTGACATTTGTACATGTAGCTATAGCCGAACAGCTGTTGGAATGTGtaccaaaaatatagaaaacccaagtgaaattgaaattttgaatattCTCCACACTCTCGGCAGTTGGATGCCAGCCGTGGTCGAGTCTGCCAAGTTTATTAGATCGCGTCGAGCGCTACGACGTCTATAGAAGCAGATACATAAATTCCTATAAGCAAAAGTGGTTCTGAAATACATGAATAATATAGAAAATTACTAATCTATATGCTGTGGCAAGTGTATTACTTTACAACTTCTAGCAAGTGCAAAATATAGGCAAGGAAAATACAATACTGCAGTCGAAAgtgatataataataattacccAGAGGCATATTTTCAAAGGCGGAATATGAACGCTAGATAAAAATAGATGAGCACGAGCACAAAGATAGAACGCGAAAGTAGCACACGACGGCAGCGGCTGGAGGAGATGATGGAGCAGCCAGTGGACgccaggcagcagcagcgccacCGGCGACGCCTGGGACGCAGCCACAGGGAGCCCACTCCAGTCACGGGACAGGATGACCTTCCCCAGGACGATGCCAGTCCGGAACACCTTCCTCCCGATCCCTCTCCTCAGATGATTCGCATGCAAATCCGACCACCCGGCACTTTGTCAGCCCACGAGAGCAAGATCCTGCGGAAGCGGGACAAGAGCTTCGCCAGCTCCTCGGCACGCAGCCAGTCGCAGCCCCGCGAGGCGGAGAAGCTGAGCAGTCCGGATGCCAACCACCTCATCAAGCATCGCAGCCTCTCCTCGCCGCGCCACAAGGAGGAGTCCAGCGAGAGCGAGCTGACCACGGGCAGTAGCAGTCATCGTCGTCCCATACCCGCCAATCTCGGCCAGACACAGGACACCCTGAGCCGCCTGGAGCAGAACCTTCAGCGCTTCGAGGACGAACGGCGGCGTTTCGAGGCCGAGAAGCGTCTCTTCGAGCGCGAGAAGCGGGAGCACAAGCAGCGCCATCGCCAGCAGCTGGACAACGAGGAAAGGAAGCGACTCCTGCAGAGCTACCGCAAGCTCAGCGATCGCATCCAGCTGCcgcaggacgaggaggagcgaCGCCGGCTCATCCACAGCCTGAGGCTGCAGCGGCACGAGGCGCCCAAGAACAGAAATCGGAACAGGAGTAGCGGCTACGAGGAGTCCTCCACCCAGTTTAGTTCCTCCGATGCCGAGGCAGTGGAGGAGATTAACCCGAGGCACCCAAGGACAGCCAGGATTCCACAGGGCTTTGTGGCGGCCCCAATACGAggggctcctcctcctccgcctcctcaaGCAGCTCTTAAACCCAATCCGAATCCCCCTGAAAGACTTTCCGTGAGTCGCAACAACTCCCTGTCGCCCGTGCGACCCCAACGACGTTCCAAGACCCCAGAGCAGCGGGAGCAGATCAGCCGGAAGCACGAGTACGTGGAGGTGGGCGAGTCCAGGAGCCAGGAGGCGATAAAACCTCGAGTCACCGAAGCGGAACAGCAGTCGGAGCTGATGCAAAAGTACATGGAGGCCGCGGAGAGGGCGGCCAAGGCGGAGGCTGCCCTGGCGGAGCAAATCCTCACGGCGGAGGGAGTGCGTCGCAGTCACAGCTTGAGGTTGGCCGACAAGGAGGAGAAGC from Drosophila takahashii strain IR98-3 E-12201 chromosome 2R, DtakHiC1v2, whole genome shotgun sequence encodes:
- the Gar1 gene encoding H/ACA ribonucleoprotein complex subunit 1 — protein: MGFGNRGGGGGGGRGFGGGGGGRGGGGGRGGGGRGGGGGFRSNGGGGGFGRGGGGGRGGGRGAFNDGPPERVIPLGDFSYACQNDLVCKVGIQDVPYFNAPIFLENKEQVGKIDEIFGTVRDYSVSIKLSDNVYANSFKPNQTLYIDPGKLLPIARFLPKPPQPKGAKKAFTRGGGGGGGGGFGRGGGGRGGGGRGGGGGRGGGGGGFRGGNRGGGGGGGGGGFGRGRGGGGGGGGRGRW